One Burkholderia gladioli genomic window, CCGTGCCTCCCGCCCTGCGCAAGGCGGCCGCGACCTTCGTGGAGATCTACGGCGAAAACATCGTCCAGTTCGATCAGGCGGTGGAGGTGGCCAAGGGCGTGTCGGCGCGCGTGACGGGGGGGCACACGCCGGGACACTGCGTGGTGGACGTGGCATCCGACGGCGAAAAACTGACGTTCGTCGGCGATGCGATCTTCCAGGTCAACTTCGACCATCCCGACTGGCAGAACGGCTTCGAGCACGATCCCGAAGAGGCGGCGCGGGTGCGCGTCGCGCTACTCGACGAAGCCGCCGAAACCGGCGCCCTGCTGGCCGCCGCGCACGTCGCGTTCCCCTCGATCGGCCACGTGGCCAGGCAGGGCCAGGGCTTCCATTTCGTGCCGGTGGTATGGGACTACTGACCGTGAGACCGAAGGCTTCCCTGTCCGTCATCGCATGCGCGTTCGTTGCGCTGGCGCTGACCCCCGCGGCAGCCCGCGCGGAGTCGTTCACGATCGAGATCGACGGCCTGCGCGACGGGTACTTCTCGAACCAGCAGGTGTATGGAGGTTTCGGCTGTCACGGGGAGAACGTATCGCCACGCATTTCATGGGCTCATGTTCCGCGCGGCACGAAGAGCCTGGTCGTGACGATTTTCGACCCCGATGCGCCGACCGGAGGATTGGGCTGGACGCATTGGGAGGTGGTCAACATCCCGCCTTCCGAATCGTCGCTCGACAGCGGCGCTTCCGGCAATCCGAAGCGTTTGCCGGCGGGCGCGATCGAGACCTTGACGGATTTCGGCGAGTCCGCATACGGTGGACCGTGCCCGCCCAAGGGGGAATCGCATCGATATGTCGTGACGGCGTCCGCGCTCGACGTGGCACGAATCGACGTGGCTCCGGCGGCGAGTCCCGCCGTCGTCGCCTATCAGATGCATGGGAAAGTCATTGCCCAGGCGAAGTACGTGGCCAGGTACCGTCGCGCGCCGACCGGCGATTGAGGACGCTCGACGCTGGCGAATCGCGGCGCTGGTGCGAGCCGGCTACCTCGGCAACACCAGCTCCGCGTCGAGCCCCGCGATCCGCCCGTCTTCCACGCGATTCTTCAGCGCCAGCGTGCCGCCGTGCGCGGTGGCGATGCCGCGCGCGATGGTCAGCCCCAGCCCGGTACCTTCCGGCGCCGGCCGACCTTCGCGGCCGCCCGCCCGGAAGTAAGGCTCGAACACACGCTCCAGCAGCGCCGGATCCGGCAAGCCCGGCCCATGATCCCGAATCACGATGCGCAGCGAGCCGCCGTGCTCGTCGACGTGGATCGAGACGCCGTCCTCGCCGGTGCCGCCATGGCGGATCGCATTGTCCAGCAGGTTCTGCAGGCCGCGCTTCAGGTTGCGCGCGAACCCCGGGTAGGGCGCGCCGGCATGCCCCTCGATACGCACCGCGTGGCCGGCATCGCGCGCGTCCTCGGCCAGCCCCGCCAGCATCGAATCGATGTCGATGCGCTGGCGCGGCTCGGTGATCTCGATGCCCTGCACCGCGTCCAGCGTGGCGCGCACCATCGCCTCCATCTCGTCCAGGTCGCCGCGCAGGCGCTCGCGCCAGCGCGGATCGGGCAGCATCTCGGCGCGCAGCCGCAGGCGCGTGAGCGGCGAGCGCAGGTCGTGCGAGACGGCGCTCAGCAGCCGCGTGCGCTCGCCGAAGCTGTCGATCAGGCGCTGCTGCATCGCGTTGAAGGCCTTCGCGGCGCTGCGCACTTCCTGCGGGCCGTCGACGGCGAGCGGCGCCTGGTAGATGTTGCGGCCGAGCGCCTCGGCGGCCTTCGCGAAGCTGCGCAGGGGCCGCAGCGCGAAGCGCACCGCCACGAAGGCGAGCAGGCAGACTGCCGCGAAGCGCACCAGGTAGAGCCGCAGCAGATAGTCGGCCACCAGCGTGCCCGGCTCGCTGTGCATGCCGGCCTGCCCCTCGTGCGCGACCACGTCGAGCCAGCCCTGGCCCGGCACCTGCAGTTGCAGATGGAAGTCGCCCATCGGCATGCGCGAATCGAACAGGCTCAGGATGCCGCGATGCCGGCCCGCGTCGTCGCGCAGCTCGGCATCGAGCAGCCGCAGCTCGACGTGCTGGCCGAGCCGCCGTTCGATGACGCCCGCGATCAGGCCGCCGGTGGCGCGCAGCACCAGGTTCGGCGCGGCGCGCGCCGGCTCGGGCGTGTCGACCGGGCGCAACTGGTAGCGCGCGTCCGACAGGCGCGCCAGCGTGGCTTCGCGCGTGGCGGCATCGGGCGCGTTCCGGAGCAGGCGGATGGTATCGGCCAGCCGGCTCGCGAACAGCCGCGAGGGGATTTCGAGCGTGCGGTAATCGTGCGTGTCGAACCAGATGGTGCTGGTCAGCAACTGGCCGGCGAACATGCCGGCCGCAAGGGTCACCACGAGACGGCCGAACAGCGAGTCGGGCCACAGGCGCAGGGTCATGGGCGTGACGGACAGAGAGGATCCAGGAAGCAGGCGAGGGCGCCGGCAGGCGCGGCGGCGACGCTGATGCGACCTTACCGCGAACCGCCGCCGCGCGCGAGCGGGATGCCCAGGCCCGCGCGAGCCCGGCAAACGAAGGTTTCGACAGGCGATGCGACAAGGCGCGGAGTGCCAACACATTCCATTACAAAAGCCGCCCGGCGCAACACACCGACATTACAAAGCGTCGCTACAGTGTCGGCCACGCACAAATAGCAATCGTTCTCATTTGAGATGTCAACCATGTCGATTTCCCGCTTCGTCCGCGCGGCCCGCGCCCACCTGAAGCTCGCCGAGCCGGCGCGCCGCGCCGCGAACCTGGCGGCCGCCGCCATCGTGCTGGGCGGTGCCGCCGTCTGCGCCTCGCCGGCCATGGCGCAGGCCCCGGCCGCCGCCACGACCGTCACCGACCTGGCCGGGCGCACGATCCGGATTCCCGCCGCCGACCCGAAGCGCATCCTGCTCGGCGAGAGCCGCACGCTCGAGGCGGTGGCGCTGCTCGAAGGCCAGCATCCGCTGGCGCGCATCGTCGGCTGGCAGGGCGACCTGCCGACCATGGACCCGCAACGCTTCAACGCCTATGCACAGCGCTTCCCCGCGATCCGCGAGATCCCGCTGATCGGCCGCGCCAGCGAGGACAGCATCAGCGACGAGAAGGCGCTCGCGCTCAAGCCCGACGTGGCGATCTTCAGCATCGCGGGCCACGGCCCGAGCCGCTACAACGCGCTGGTCAAGCAACTGGAGGCGACCGGCACCACGGTGGTGTTCATCGACTTCCGCCTGCATCCGATGCAGGACACGCTGCCCAGCATCCGCCTGCTCGGCCAGGTGCTGCATCGCGAGCAGGCCGCCAGCGACTACCTCGCCTTCTACCAGCAGCACCTGGCGCGCGTGCAGCAGGTGGTCGGCGCGATTCCCGAGGCGCAGCGGCCCAAGGTGTTCATCGACATGCTGGCGGGCGTGTGGGATGCCGGCTGCTGCCACACCGCCGGCAAGGGCAACTTCGGAGAATTCATCAGCGCCGCGGGCGGCCGCAATATCGCGGCGGACCTGCTGCCCGGCGTGCTCGGCGACCTGAGCATGGAGCAGATCATCGCCTCGCGGCCCGACGTCTATATCGCCACCGGCTCGCGCACCAAGCCGGGGCTGGCCTCGCTGCGCGTCGGCGCGCAGACCAGCGAGCAGGACGCGCGCGCCAGCCTCGCGCAACTGGTGGCGCGGCCCGGCTTCGACACCATCAAGGCGATCCACGAGGGCCGCGTGCACGGCATCGCCCACGACTACTACGACTCGCCCTACAACATCATCGCGATCGAGGCCTTCGCGAAGTGGTTCTACCCGGATCGCTTCAAGGCGCTCGACGTCAAGGCGACCCAGGCCGAGCTGTACCGGCGCTTCCTGGCGGTGCCGGTGACGGGCACCGAATGGGTCGACACGCCGCTGCCGGCCACCGGCCAGCAGGCGGCGCGATGAGCGCGCCCGCGCCGGGCGCGGCGTCGGCGGCCGCGGCCGGCTCGCAACATCTCGCCGCCGACGCGTCCGTGCCCGACCACGGCGAGGCGCGTCGCGCCTACGCGCGCCTGACGCGGCGCCGCGCGCTGTGCCTGGTGGCGGTGAGCCTGCTGATCGTCGGCTCGCTGCTGTTCGACCTCGGTTCGGGCCCCTCGGGCCTGCCGCTGGCCACGCTGCTGCGCACCGTGTTCGCGCCCGCGCAGGCCGATCCGGCCAACCTCGTGATCGTCTGGCAGATCCGCCTGCCCTACGCGGTGATGGCGCTGGTGGTGGGCGCCGCGCTCGGCCTGTCGGGCGCGGAGATGCAGACCATCCTCAACAATCCGCTGGCCAGCCCCTACACGCTCGGCGTGTCGGCCGCCGCCGCCTTCGGCGCCTCGCTGGCGATCGTGCTCGACTTGACGCTGCCGCACATCCCGCAGACCTGGCTGATCTCGGCCAACGCCTTCGTGTTCGCCTTCGGCTCGGCGATGATGCTGGACCTGGTGGCGCGCTGGCGCGGCATGAGCACGGCCGGCGTGGTGCTGATGGGGATCGCGCTGGTGTTCTCGTTCCATGCGCTGGTCGAGCTGATGCAGTTCATCGCCTCGGCCGATGCGCTGCAGGGCCTGGTGTTCTGGACGCTGGGCTCGCTGGCGCGCGCCGACTGGCAGAAGATCGGCGTGCTCGCGGCGGCGCTGGCCGTGGCGCTGCCGCTGTCGATGCGCAATGCCTGGGCGCTCACCGCGCTACGGCTGGGCGAGGAGCGCGCGGCCAGCTTCGGCATCGACGTGCGGCGCCTGCGGCTCGGCACCCTGCTGCGGGTGGCGGTGCTGTCGGCGCTGGCGGTGTCCTTCGTCGGCACCATCGGCTTCGTCGGCCTGATCGCGCCGCATATCGCGCGCACCGTGTTCGGCGAGGACCATCGCTTCTACCTGCCCGGCAGCCTGCTGTGCGGGGCGCTGATGCTGTCGCTGGCCTCGATCGCCTCCAAGCTGATCGTGCCGGGCGTGCTGATCCCCGTGGGCATCGTCACGGCGCTGGTGGGGATTCCGCTGTTCCTGGCGATCGTGGTGCGTTCGCAGGGAGCCGCGCAATGAAGGGACTCGCGATTCACGGCGTATCGGTGCGCTACGGCCGCCGCGAGGTGCTGCGCGAGCTGTCGGCCGGGCCCTTGCCGCGCGGCATGATCACCGCGCTGCTGGGGCCCAACGGCAGCGGCAAGTCCACTTTGCTGCGGGTGCTGGCCGGGCTCACCACCGCCAGCGCCGGGCGGCTCACGCTGGACGGCGAGACGCTCGCGCTGTCGGCGCGCAGCGCGCGCTCGCACAGCGTGGTCTACCTGCCCCAGGCGCTGCCGGCCGGGGTGCGCCTGCAGGTGCTCGAATCGGTGCTGGTGGCGCGCCGCGCCACGCGCGACGCGGCCTTGCGCGGCCAGCCGCCGGCCGGCGACCTGGCGCTCGCGCACGCGGTGCTGGCGCGGCTCGGGATCGGCGCGCTGGCGGCGCGTTCGCTCGACGAGCTGTCGGGCGGCCAGCGGCAGCTGGTCGGCATCGCGCAGGCGCTGGTGCGCGATCCGCAGGTGCTGCTGCTCGACGAGCCGCTGTCGGCGCTCGACCTCAACCACCAGTTCCATGTGATGCATGTGCTGCGCGAGCTCACGCGCGAACGCGGCATCGCCACCGTGGTGGTGCTGCACGACATCAACGCGGCGATGCGCGCCTGCGATCGCGCCATGCTGCTGCATCGCGGGCGCATCGAGCGCTTCGGCGAACCGGCCGAGGTGGTGACCTCGGAAAGCCTGGCCGAGGTGTTCGGCGTGAGGGCGCGGATCGAGCCCTGCTCGCAGGGGCATCGGCAGGTGATGATCGACGGGCTGGCGCCGGGCGCCTGAGGCGCGCCCCGAAGCCGTCGTGAAAAGCAACGGCCGGCTCCGCATCGCGCGGCGCCGGCCGTTTTTTCATGCCGATCGTTTCAGTCGTAGAAGCGTGGCGTGTAGATCCACTCGCGTTCGGCGCTGGCGAAGCGCCGCGTCTTCGAGGAGCCGACGATCACCATGGTGCGCATGTCGACGTCGGCCGTGCGCAGCTCGCCCAGCGTGAGGCTGCGCAGGCTCGCGCCGGGCCGGCCGACGTCGCGGCCGAGCACCACCACCGTGTCGGCGGCGCGGATCTCGCGCAGGATCTCCAGCGCGCGATCGAGCTGCCAGGGCCGCGCCTTCGAGATCGGGTTGTAGAAGGCCATCACCAGGTCGGCGCGCGCGGCCAGCGCGAGTCGTTCCTCGATCACGCCCCAGGGCTTGAGGTTGTCCGACAGCGAGATCACGCAGAAGTCGTGGCCGAGCGGCGCGCCGGCCTCGGCCGCGGTGGCGAACGCGGCGGATACGCCGGGCACCACCTCCAGCGCGACCTCGTCCCAAGCCGGCTCGCCGGCGCCGTCGAGCGCTTCCAGCACGGCCGCCGCCATCGCGAACACGCCCGGGTCGCCCGAGGACACCATCGCCACGCGGCGCCCCTGCGCGGCCAGCTCGAAGGCATGGCGCGCGCGCTGCAGTTCCTCGCGATTGTCGGTTTCGTGCACGCGCTGGTCGGCGCGGAACGGGCCGGCCATGCGCACGTAGGTGGCGTAGCCGAGGATGTCGGTGGCCTCGGCCAGCGCGAGGCGCGCGGCCGGCGCCAGCAGGTCGGCACGGCCGGGGCCGAGGCCGAGTACCGTCAGCGAGCCGCGCGCCTGGCCGAGACGGTTGGCGTCGACGGGGGCTTCGGCGATCGCGATCGCGAGGGACTTCGAAGGCTTGCCGTCGTCGTCGAGGGCGATTGCCGGGCTCGCGTCGATCGAGCCGGCCGCGAGCGCGGCGTCGAGCAGGGCGGCGGCGGTGTCGGCCGGGTCGGCCTCGCTGGCGACGAAGCGCAGCGGCACGCCGAGCTCGCGCGCGGCTCGCGCCAGCGCCGCCTCGCGCATGCATTGGCGCGGCGCGACCAGCGCCGCCAGCGCGAGCGGCGAGAGATCCGCGGCCGCGAGCGCGTCGAGTATCCGGCGCGCCAGCGGATCGCCGCCGGCTTCGTGATCGGCCGCCTGGGCGGGCGCGGCGAGCGATGCGGCCCGATGCGCGAACCCTTCGGCCAGCGCCACCACCACGCTGCGCGGATGGATCAGCAGCTCTCCCGAGCCGGCGCCGCCGGCGCGCCGGGGCGTGACGCGGATCGCGTGCGAGCCGGCCGCGTCGACCGGCAGCGCGACGCCCTCGAGCCAGGGCGCGGCGCCGTCCACGCGCGTGCTCGCGCCGGCCAGCAGATCGGAAA contains:
- a CDS encoding YbhB/YbcL family Raf kinase inhibitor-like protein; the protein is MGLLTVRPKASLSVIACAFVALALTPAAARAESFTIEIDGLRDGYFSNQQVYGGFGCHGENVSPRISWAHVPRGTKSLVVTIFDPDAPTGGLGWTHWEVVNIPPSESSLDSGASGNPKRLPAGAIETLTDFGESAYGGPCPPKGESHRYVVTASALDVARIDVAPAASPAVVAYQMHGKVIAQAKYVARYRRAPTGD
- a CDS encoding ATP-binding protein, with translation MTLRLWPDSLFGRLVVTLAAGMFAGQLLTSTIWFDTHDYRTLEIPSRLFASRLADTIRLLRNAPDAATREATLARLSDARYQLRPVDTPEPARAAPNLVLRATGGLIAGVIERRLGQHVELRLLDAELRDDAGRHRGILSLFDSRMPMGDFHLQLQVPGQGWLDVVAHEGQAGMHSEPGTLVADYLLRLYLVRFAAVCLLAFVAVRFALRPLRSFAKAAEALGRNIYQAPLAVDGPQEVRSAAKAFNAMQQRLIDSFGERTRLLSAVSHDLRSPLTRLRLRAEMLPDPRWRERLRGDLDEMEAMVRATLDAVQGIEITEPRQRIDIDSMLAGLAEDARDAGHAVRIEGHAGAPYPGFARNLKRGLQNLLDNAIRHGGTGEDGVSIHVDEHGGSLRIVIRDHGPGLPDPALLERVFEPYFRAGGREGRPAPEGTGLGLTIARGIATAHGGTLALKNRVEDGRIAGLDAELVLPR
- a CDS encoding ABC transporter substrate-binding protein produces the protein MSISRFVRAARAHLKLAEPARRAANLAAAAIVLGGAAVCASPAMAQAPAAATTVTDLAGRTIRIPAADPKRILLGESRTLEAVALLEGQHPLARIVGWQGDLPTMDPQRFNAYAQRFPAIREIPLIGRASEDSISDEKALALKPDVAIFSIAGHGPSRYNALVKQLEATGTTVVFIDFRLHPMQDTLPSIRLLGQVLHREQAASDYLAFYQQHLARVQQVVGAIPEAQRPKVFIDMLAGVWDAGCCHTAGKGNFGEFISAAGGRNIAADLLPGVLGDLSMEQIIASRPDVYIATGSRTKPGLASLRVGAQTSEQDARASLAQLVARPGFDTIKAIHEGRVHGIAHDYYDSPYNIIAIEAFAKWFYPDRFKALDVKATQAELYRRFLAVPVTGTEWVDTPLPATGQQAAR
- a CDS encoding FecCD family ABC transporter permease, with the translated sequence MSAPAPGAASAAAAGSQHLAADASVPDHGEARRAYARLTRRRALCLVAVSLLIVGSLLFDLGSGPSGLPLATLLRTVFAPAQADPANLVIVWQIRLPYAVMALVVGAALGLSGAEMQTILNNPLASPYTLGVSAAAAFGASLAIVLDLTLPHIPQTWLISANAFVFAFGSAMMLDLVARWRGMSTAGVVLMGIALVFSFHALVELMQFIASADALQGLVFWTLGSLARADWQKIGVLAAALAVALPLSMRNAWALTALRLGEERAASFGIDVRRLRLGTLLRVAVLSALAVSFVGTIGFVGLIAPHIARTVFGEDHRFYLPGSLLCGALMLSLASIASKLIVPGVLIPVGIVTALVGIPLFLAIVVRSQGAAQ
- a CDS encoding ABC transporter ATP-binding protein, whose protein sequence is MKGLAIHGVSVRYGRREVLRELSAGPLPRGMITALLGPNGSGKSTLLRVLAGLTTASAGRLTLDGETLALSARSARSHSVVYLPQALPAGVRLQVLESVLVARRATRDAALRGQPPAGDLALAHAVLARLGIGALAARSLDELSGGQRQLVGIAQALVRDPQVLLLDEPLSALDLNHQFHVMHVLRELTRERGIATVVVLHDINAAMRACDRAMLLHRGRIERFGEPAEVVTSESLAEVFGVRARIEPCSQGHRQVMIDGLAPGA
- the cobJ gene encoding precorrin-3B C(17)-methyltransferase, whose protein sequence is MARLTVAPAIVVLGAGALPVAERIRARYQGATIHALAGRAEGDVAFSELGAHLRALYARGNPVVALCAAGIVIRCVAPCLADKGVEPPVLAVAEDGSAVVPLLGGLTGVNLLAREIAETLGIAPAITTSGELRFGACVLNPPEGYALADIGAGKRFVSDLLAGASTRVDGAAPWLEGVALPVDAAGSHAIRVTPRRAGGAGSGELLIHPRSVVVALAEGFAHRAASLAAPAQAADHEAGGDPLARRILDALAAADLSPLALAALVAPRQCMREAALARAARELGVPLRFVASEADPADTAAALLDAALAAGSIDASPAIALDDDGKPSKSLAIAIAEAPVDANRLGQARGSLTVLGLGPGRADLLAPAARLALAEATDILGYATYVRMAGPFRADQRVHETDNREELQRARHAFELAAQGRRVAMVSSGDPGVFAMAAAVLEALDGAGEPAWDEVALEVVPGVSAAFATAAEAGAPLGHDFCVISLSDNLKPWGVIEERLALAARADLVMAFYNPISKARPWQLDRALEILREIRAADTVVVLGRDVGRPGASLRSLTLGELRTADVDMRTMVIVGSSKTRRFASAEREWIYTPRFYD